The genomic interval TGAGAAATAAATATGTCATCATCTCGTTGCTTCACTTCAATCCCAAGATAGTAGGACATTATGCCAATATCCGTCATCTCAAACTCCTTTGTCATAGCTCTCTTGAAATCTTCAAACATCTTTGGATTGTTCCCTGTAAAAATTAAGTCATCCACATACAAGCAAACAAGTAACATATCACCATTTTTATCATTCCTTGCATAGAGAGCATGTTCATGTGAacacttgataaaaccatttgcttgaaaatatttatcaattctGCTATTTCAAGCACGAGGGGCTTGCTTCAAGCCATAGAGAGCCTTCTTCAATTTTAGCACTTTATTTTCTTCGTTAGGCACTACATAACCCAAAGGTTGATCAATATAGACTTCTTTCTCCAAGTCTCCATTCAAAAatacggattttacatccatttgatggattcTCCAACAGTTTTGAGCTGCAATAGAAATGATCAACTGAATTGTTTCAAGACGAGCAACAGGTGCAAAtacctcatcatagtcaattccggccttttgcttgtaccccttggcaacCAATCTTGCTTTGTATTTTTCAACCTCGCCTTGCGCTTTTCTCTTTATTTTGTACGCCCACTTCACACCAATTGTGTTCTTTCCATTCGGTAATGATACTAGCTCCCATGTATCATTCTTTTTAATTGCCTTGATTTCTTCATTCATGGCATTTCTCCATTTTTTATCATGAGCGGCATCATCATAACTTATAGGCTCAGTTTCTGCTAATAAGCAAAATTGAGTAAAATCACCAACATTTACCTCTTCAGTGGCATCATAAATGCCACTCAAAGTTTTGAATCTTTGAGGCCCTTCACTTAAGCTTGCTTCATTTGTTTGTGAATCCTGTGGTGGTGGTGTTGGTGGTGGAGTATTAGGTGGTGTCATGCCTTCTTCCCCCTCATCATCGTCAAGGAAAGAACTATATCCCCTCTCTTTCTTTGTAGTACTCAACTCCCAAACacctgcttcatcgaactccacatCTCTGCTTATGACAATCTTCCCATTGATTGGATTATACAACTTGTTCCCTTTAGAGCTTTGATCATAGCCGATGAAGAGATACTTTGCACTTTTATCATCAAGCTTTGTTCTTTTCTCATCATGAACATGTGTGTAGGCAATGCTTCCAAAGACCCTCAAGTGTGAAACACTTGGCTTGTATCCACTCCAAGCTTCTTGAGGTGTTATACCGTGAACACTTTTGGTGTGACACCGATTCATCAAGTATACTGCACAAGAGACAGCTTCGGCCCAATATTTATTTGGCATATTCTTACTCTTTAACATACTCCTTACCATGTTGAGAATAGTTCGGTTCTTCCTCTCTGCtactccattttgttgtggtgagTATGGAGTCGTCATGGTTCGATGAATGCCATTTTCTTCACAGAAAACCTTGAATTCATTAGATGTGAATTCTCCACCTCTATTAGACCGAAGAGTTTTGATTTGATAGCCACTATGTTTCTCCACCATTAATTTGAACCTTTTGAAGGTTCCAAACACCTCCGATTTTGCCTTCAAAAAATACACCCAAGTTTtcctagaatagtcatcaatgAAAAGCACAAAGTAATTATTCTCACCAAGTGATGATGACTTGATTGGTCCGCACACATCCGAGTGTATCAACTCCAATGGATGTTGAGCCCTTGTTAAAGACTCCTTGGGAAAACATTTTCTCGCTTGCTTGCCAAGAAGACATCCTTCACAAAGTTGATTAGGATGGTTTATGGAAGGCAATCCTTTCACCATTCTTCCTTTGCTCATCATTTTCAGCCCATCGAAGTTCAAATGCCCAAATCTCATGTGTCATAGCCAAGATGAATCTTTGAAACAAGATTTCAAACACATAGGAACATCACTTTGAATATTTAGCAAAAACATTTGGTTCTTTGTCATGGGCACCTTAGCAAGCAATCTTCCACTTTCATCTTTCAATGTCAAGTATTTATCTTTTAGGTGAATATCATAATTCTTTTCCAATAATTGGCCCAAACTCAAAATGTTACTTTTCATGGTCGGCACATAAAACACATTGGAAATTAATTGATGACTTCCATCTTTTGAACGAATCAAAATCGTACCTTTTCCTTTCACTTGAACTTTCGAAGAGTCTCCAAAAGTTATATCTCCATCGGTTGATTCATCAAGTTCCACGAACAAATTTCTCCTTCCGCAAATGTGGTTACTTGCACCGGAATCAAGATACCATGTGCTCTCATTCTCATCTTGATCATTTTTGCAAGCTAGAAGCAAAGTAGGACCCAAATCTTCTTTTGAATCATTGCACTCCGCAAAATTATTTGTCTCCtccatattatttctacattcccaagaATAGTGGCCAAGACGATGACAAGTAAAACACTCAACTTCAGATTTGTCATACCTCATTTGATGGCCTCCACGACTTCTACCTCTTCCATGACTTCTTCTTTGATTGAAGTTTTGACTCCTCTCATTATTATATGAGGTGTTTTTGTCACCTCGTCCACCTCTTCCATGACCACGACCTCGACCTTGGCCTTGCCCTCGAGATCCTCCACGTCCGCGACCTCTTTGGGATGTGCCTTGGAATGTGTCCTTCAATGATAGCTTTGCTTTCAAAGCTTGTTCAACCGATTCTTGAACCAGTTTTATCAATCTTTCTTCATGTGCTTGTAAAGATCCGGCAAGTTCATCAACGGTCATGGTGTCTAGATCTTTAGACTCTTCGATGGCAACCAcgatataattaaattttggatccaaagatctcaaaatttttccaacaattcgatCAACTTTTATATCATCTCCATATCTTTTCAATTGATTAGTGACAGTCAATACTCTTGAAAAATAATCTGAAATAGATTCGGAATCCTTCATGCGTAGAGATTCAAACTCTCCTCTCAATGTTTGGAGACCTACCTTCTTCACTTTATCAACACCTTTAAATGCAGCTTGAAGAGTTTCCCATGCTTGCTTGGAAGTAGTTGCCGCAGCAACTTTCTCGAACATCTTTTCATCCAAACTTTGATGGATGAGGGTGAGCGCCTtttggtccttcttcttggcgGATGCCACATTTTCATCAACGCCATTCTCCACaggatcccaagcttcatatgatCCAAGCAAACCCTTCATTCTTATGCACCAATTATCATAATTTTCCTTGGTGAGAGATGGAACAACAAATGGGGTTCCATTCGACATCTTCTTCAAGCTTTGTCTCCAAACACAAatggtggctctgataccactttgttagaagatgaagagCAAAAACTAAAAAACTATAACACTCAAAATAGGAGGAAACTACTTTTTCATATTTTCTTCATATCTAAATTGTTAAATCTATAGGGTACTTATAGGGTATACCCAAGATGTATCTacataaatacatgaaccaatattaaatgatatacatgcatcatccaaagagtcattcatgaatcctccaaaaGACCTCTAATATTCATGCACACAATATTAAATACTTAATTAATCTAGTTTATATTTTTCAACAGGTAGATCATATGCGCCAAGGTCGTCTTCCCAACTCCTTGTTCGCCATCTATGACAATTACGAACGGGTTGTTATCATCGCCATTGTTGTTGGATGATACTAATTGTCGTTCCAAGATTGCAATGAGTTTCTCCAGATCTTCCTCTCTACCCATGACCTCATTTTTTAGGACAATTGAGTAGTCTTCTCGGAGTGGGTTCATAGAACCCATAGCGTCCCTTGGAAGACCCATTGCAGATCCTCTCAGCACAAGAGAATTCAAGTCGCACAACATCTCTTTCAGCTCCACTAGAATAACATGGCGAAAGTGCACCTGTTGGGTGTTGCCTATGATGGACGATGCGAACTTGCTTCCCAATCCATGATTCTACTGAGTAACTCTCCCGCATCCATAACTGCTGCAGCCACGTCTGTCTCCAAATCTGCCAATTCTGGAGGCACATCTAACACCTTACCAAATCTCGTCCACCTTTTCAAATAATCGTTATACAACACTCCTAGTTCAGGGATAACGATCATTGAATTGATAGCCCAAAGGCTATCACAAACCATGGCCAAGTGGTTTTGGATACACAGCAAGCGGCCTTGTGCTATCATGGCAGACGATGGTAGCGGCCTTGAACACCGACATAATTTCCTCAAcctcttattttctttgctagTGAATGAGTTTATGCAATAGCGGAGAGAATGGTAGTGAACCAAATTAGTTTTGATATGTACACCATCGTGAAGCAAGCTTTCTTACCACCATCTGCATGCATCTTTCATTTGCCATCGCCACAAGCAAAGCAAAGTATTCTTTTGCTCATGGAGTAGAATAAACATCATGCTTTACCCTGGTCCGCAACATAAAATATCCTTAATCTACATCTCACGCAATGGAAAATTCAATTTTCTTCAGAATTAAAGGCTTGTGGCCAACTAAAATCCATGTcagctttaatttaatttatgtatttaatttcttttcttttcttttctttaccttttcttttaagaaagtaaaaaaaaaaataaaaaaataaaagtaactGCTGTAGCCACATCTCCCTCCCAATCTGTAAATTGGTATTTGAATTTGAACATGGAATCGTCGAACCTAAATATGAAATTCTCTGTTGAATTTCAACCCCTGATCATTATAGTCATTATCTCATGTATTTATCAACAAAGCCCGTACTAAGGGTtacaaattgatatttgagaatgAATATATAGTTagtttaattagaattaatttattgattaaactgCTCGCTCACCATTAATTATGAGAATTATTTTAATTACATAAGAAGAACATAGATTGATTAATTGTGTGAAGAAGGCAGAGAGGTTTAGCACCCTTTATATAAGCCAAAAAGAGGATTAATGTGCGGAGAAGCTGATGAAGTTTAGCGTCCTATGTATACAAGGAAATTGAGTTTCATTTAGAAAATTAAAGGATTAGGAATTAAattgttggaaattggtttttgctAACTAATTAGTCCAAAAATATGGACATGAACAACAATGTAGTTATATTTGGCGAATGAAAAAttaatatctttttattatttgagTGATGAAAGATTCATTCAATATGATTTGATAAAAGTGTTAGTTCGTACGTGAGTAATTAAGGTTTATGAACACATGCATGTACCCAAATGTTAACTAAAATATGCATGTCAATTCTCGTAGGCAGGGGCGGACGCACGTTGAATTTTGGGGGGCCCTGGCCCCCCCTTCTGACTTttgtttttaatatatatattaatgcaCATTGAGTTTTGGAGGGCCCCTGGCCCCttccaaatttttatttttagtatatatattatatattatacaaATAGTATACAATTATAAAACAAATACGAAGAAAGCCCTATCATAATTCATTATCTTCTCTGTGAAGAAAACCCTAGCACAACTCATTGTCTTCTCCGCCAGGCGCCTGACTGCCTTCATTACAAGTTGTGCTCTCTTCCAATCTTGAGTCTTCCTATCTCATATCCTCAACCCACGATTAAGGTAAATGATCTTATTTATTTGTTTCTTCATTTGATATTTTGGTAtcgttttctttgttttttcataaaaaatggggtttgattttcatttttgttttttgcCGTTTCTATTTGACTATCTGTTGAAGTCTTGAGAATAGGTAGAAAATATTTGTGTGTGAAATTTATTGTTTAGATTTGACATTAATTTTGTCTATTTCACTCTCTTTTTGATTTCCAGTTAGCtttatttttggatttctaaTATGGGCAAATTAATTCTCATATTATTTGttgtttttaataaattattgatTGAATTAAAGGTTTATAGATTATTATTCAAACTTGGGTAAATCTTTTTTGTAGATGAAAATGTCACAAACAATTGATGCATTCTTCAAAAGAAAGAATGATGAAATTCGAGCTTCTCAATCAAATCCAACTACAAATATTGATCATTTGAATTTTGAAAGTCGTCCTGCTAAATCTTTAAGAGTTGAAATCAATGAGAGATTTGATATTCAATCATTAGAGCGTGATCCAGGATTGCGACCACATATATGGGAGTACCCCATTGAAAAGCGTGATGAAGTTAGAAGAGCTTATATTAAAGTTGGTCCATATCAATATATGCTTTCAAAGTATCCAAAGTCTAGAAAAAAACATCCTCGCAGTTTTCAGGTATCGTGGTTTAAGTTATTCCCATCTTGGTTGGAATATTCTCCTACTGCAGATGCTGCATTTTGCTTACCATATTATCTATTCCATACTCAAGATAGACCTTCTGGATTAGATGCATTTACTATTAATAGGTTTCATTCATGGAAGAAGGTAAGAGATGGGAAAAATTATACATttttggcacatattggaaaagaTCTCACTTCACCTCATCGAAATGCAAATGCTGAGAAAGCATGTGAAGATCTCATGAACCAACAAATACATATTGTACAAAGTTTTGAGAAGTTCACATCTCAAGAAGTTGCTGAAAATAAACTTCGTTTGAAAGCTTCAATTGAGGTGACTAGATGGCTTGTATTTCAAGGATGTTCTTTCAGAGATCATGATGAGTCCATTATATCAAACAatcgtggaaattttttagaacTATTGAGTTTCATAGTCTCTTACAATGACAAAGTAGAAGAAGTTTTGAATAAAGCTCCACGAAATGCATCATATACATTACCAACAACACAAAAACAAATTTTGTAAGTCTTGGTCGCTAAAGTCAAGAATGTCATTCGAGAAGAAATTGGTGATGCAAAATTCTGTATCATGGTTGATGAAGCTCGAGATGAATCTAAAAAGGAGCAAATGTCAATTGTCTTGAGATTTGTTGACAAAGATGGCTATGTGCAAGAGGCTTCTTTGGAGTTGTTCATATTAAAGACACCATAGCATCAACATTGAAAGAATGTATCTTTTTTGTCCTATCTTATCATACTCTTGATGTTCAAAATATTCGAGGGCAAGGTTATAATGGTGCAAGCAACATGCGTGGTGAATGGAATGGATTGCAAGCTTTAATTTTAGGTGAATGTCCTTATGCTTACTATGTTCATTGTTTTGCACATCGTTTGCAATTGACACTAGTTGCTGCGTCGAAGGAAGTTATCCCAGTCCGTCATATTTTTACCAAGTTAAGCTCTATTATCAATGTCGTTAGTGCCTCATCTAAGCGTAATGATCAATTAAAAGTCACTCATGCCTCAAATATTGCTCATTTACTTAATATTAATGAGCTTGAAAGTGGGAAAGGACTTAATCAAATTGGTTCTTTACAAAGGGCAGGTGATACTCGTTGGAGTTCTCATTTGAAATCTATATCTAGTTTGATAAAGATGTTTAGTGCAACATGTGAAGTTTTATTGAATATCATTGATGATGGAACTACACCCGCTCAACGTGGAGATGCTGATGCAGCTTATGAGGTGCTAACTTCTTTtgaatttgtttttattttgcatCTAATGAGGAAGATTTTGGAGATTTCTAATTTGCTCTGTCAAGCTTTGCAACTTCAGTCTCAAGATATTTTGAATGCAATGCATCTTGTTTCATCTACTAAGTTGCTCATTCAAAAATTGAGAGATGATGGATGGGATGAATTGGTTGCGGATGTGAAATCTTTCTGTCAAGCACTTAGTATACCTATACCGGATTTCAATGCTCAATATATTGCAAGAAGAGGAAGGGCTCGCCATCAACAAGATGAAATTACAGTAGATCATCATTACAGAGTTGATATTTTTAATGTAGTGATAGATTCTCAATTGCAAGAATTGAACAGCAAATTTAATGACAACACAGTGGAGTTGATTATTCTTAGCTCGGCATTAGATCCAAGGGAGATGCGCATTTCATTCAGAATTGATGATATTTGCAGATTGGTACAAAAGTTTTACCCCAAAGATTTTGCAGAATATGAGATGCTACAATTAAGAAATCAATTTGAGCATTTTGATCATGTGCGACAACTTCCTGATTTTAGAACATTGACAACTATTTCTGATTTATGCCAATGGTTGGTGAAAACTAGAAAGTCAGAAGTCTATCCACTTGTGTTTAGAGTCTTAACACTTATTCTCACACTTCCAGTTTCTACGGCTACCACAGAGCGATCTTTTTCTGCTATGAATATAGTCAAGACTAGGCTTCGTAATAAGATGGAAGACGAATTTCTTAATGATTGTTTGCTAGTGTATATTGAGAAGCAAATTGCTAAAAAGTTTAGTATAGATTCACTTGTAGATGATTTTCGTGATATGCAAGAGAGACGTTCtaaattttaatagatttatCTTTCTCATGTTTGTTATTG from Zingiber officinale cultivar Zhangliang chromosome 6B, Zo_v1.1, whole genome shotgun sequence carries:
- the LOC121990842 gene encoding uncharacterized protein LOC121990842 is translated as MKMSQTIDAFFKRKNDEIRASQSNPTTNIDHLNFESRPAKSLRVEINERFDIQSLERDPGLRPHIWEYPIEKRDEVRRAYIKVGPYQYMLSKYPKSRKKHPRSFQVSWFKLFPSWLEYSPTADAAFCLPYYLFHTQDRPSGLDAFTINRFHSWKKVRDGKNYTFLAHIGKDLTSPHRNANAEKACEDLMNQQIHIVQSFEKFTSQEVAENKLRLKASIEVTRWLVFQGCSFRDHDESIISNNRGNFLELLSFIVSYNDKVEEVLNKAPRNASYTLPTTQKQILGFFGVVHIKDTIASTLKECIFFVLSYHTLDVQNIRGQGYNGASNMRGEWNGLQALILGECPYAYYVHCFAHRLQLTLVAASKEVIPVRHIFTKLSSIINVVSASSKRNDQLKVTHASNIAHLLNINELESGKGLNQIGSLQRAGDTRWSSHLKSISSLIKMFSATCEVLLNIIDDGTTPAQRGDADAAYEVLTSFEFVFILHLMRKILEISNLLCQALQLQSQDILNAMHLVSSTKLLIQKLRDDGWDELVADVKSFCQALSIPIPDFNAQYIARRGRARHQQDEITVDHHYRVDIFNVVIDSQLQELNSKFNDNTVELIILSSALDPREMRISFRIDDICRLVQKFYPKDFAEYEMLQLRNQFEHFDHVRQLPDFRTLTTISDLCQWLVKTRKSEVYPLVFRVLTLILTLPVSTATTERSFSAMNIVKTRLRNKMEDEFLNDCLLVYIEKQIAKKFSIDSLVDDFRDMQERRSKF